In the Silvanigrella aquatica genome, TTGATAATTTCGTAAAAAAATTTAAGAAAAGTCATAAAAAATAATCATAAATAAATTAGTTTATTTAACTTTCAGGAATGCTTGCCAAATAGTTTTGCGCAGTCATTTGACCAGTACCAAAGTCAACAAAGACAATATTTCTGCCATTTTCTTTTGCATGGTATAAACATTCATCGGCTCTTTTCACAGCGCCTTCTTTACTATCTTCTAATGTTCTAATGAGAGTAACGCCCACACTTGTTGTCACAGGAATTCTTGTTCCGTTAAAAACATATTCATTGGTTTGAATGGCTTGTCTAAATTTTTCTGCCGCAATAGCAGCGCCTTTTTCCGTAGTTTCGAAAATTAAAACCAATAATTCTTCTCCTCCATAACGACCTAAAACATCGGAGCGGCGGCTTTGTGTTTTTAAAATCCGTGCTGTTTCTGCTAAAACAAAATCTCCTGCTTGGTGCCCATAAGTGTCATTTACGGTTTTAAATTTATCCAAATCAAACATAATTACTGCTAATTTAGGTAGCGTGTTGTTAGTTTTGCAACGTTCAAATTCTTTATCAATTTGTTCTTCAAAGTAACGCCGGGTATAAAGTCCTGTTAAAGGATCGGTGATCGATTGAATAGATTTGTCTTTATATTTCGATTGCAAATTCGTTTCAGCAGTAACATCGCGCATGAGAAGACACGCTCCGAGCATTTTTCCATCCTGCTCGCAATAAGGATAACTACTTATAATCAGTGTGAGCTCTTTATTTTTTGTCACATTAACCGCAGGAACTTCATCAATTCTTGTGGGCACCGAAGATTCTAAAATTTGATCAAATGCACTTTTTTCACTACCTGGTACCTTAGTCGTCAACATTTCTTTTAAAAAATTGATACGGCGCACATCTATGGATCTAAGTTCTATAATTTGACAAAACGCCGAATTGAATTTTAAGACTTTTTGTTCAACATTTATCAATACAAAGGCATCAAGAAACACCCGAGTAAAATCCCTGTGGGCTTCAAACTTTTCTATCAATCTTGAGTCGAGCACATCTTGATTTTCCAAACTCACACCTCAGCGCAATAAAAATACAAAATATTCGTCTTCAAGCTCTTCTGTCTGCATACCACAATCATCCAATTCGCATTTAGGAGCGGGAGGAATGGTTTTTGGAGACAAACTCGCGGTTTCAAACAACTTTTTTTCTTCTTTATTACAGGTTTCACAGACATAATTGACATAAAAACTGGCCACAGTGGCTTTTCCTAAAAAACTAGGAATCATATTGATTTGCATTATAATATCTGTTGTACACTCTGTAAAAAATATTTTTCTGCCCTCTTCTAAAGAGCGCAAAAAGCTCACCCAAGCACGTACACCTAGAGAATTAATACTTTTTACTTGAGCAAAGTTAAATGTTAGTTTCTTACTCTCTTTCAATTCAGAATAAAGATTTTTAAAAGAGAGTTCTGAGTCTTCATTTATAACCCCTACAAGGCTCACGATTTTTCCATCATCTTGCGCTGCGATGGAGTATTCCACAGTTCATCCTCCGTTAAAAATCTGCGTATAAGTTCTCGTTTGATTTTAGCAAGATTTTAATCCGATAAGATTTTTAAGAGAGATTCTTGACATTGTGGGCAACGATTACTAATGAGATACAGTGATGTATGACTCTGGTTCTTTTTAAGTAGAATCTACATCTTTTTTCTTTGCTCTTGTGGCGGAACTGGTAGACGCGCGCGACTCAAAATCGCGTTTCCATCGGAAGTGGGAGTTCGATTCTCCCCGGGAGCACCATTCTTTGTATCTTTTAAATACCCAACAAAA is a window encoding:
- a CDS encoding sensor domain-containing diguanylate cyclase codes for the protein MENQDVLDSRLIEKFEAHRDFTRVFLDAFVLINVEQKVLKFNSAFCQIIELRSIDVRRINFLKEMLTTKVPGSEKSAFDQILESSVPTRIDEVPAVNVTKNKELTLIISSYPYCEQDGKMLGACLLMRDVTAETNLQSKYKDKSIQSITDPLTGLYTRRYFEEQIDKEFERCKTNNTLPKLAVIMFDLDKFKTVNDTYGHQAGDFVLAETARILKTQSRRSDVLGRYGGEELLVLIFETTEKGAAIAAEKFRQAIQTNEYVFNGTRIPVTTSVGVTLIRTLEDSKEGAVKRADECLYHAKENGRNIVFVDFGTGQMTAQNYLASIPES